tggaaatatttgtcaaatacattgaggaactattgtcattctcaatggaaTCTAAAAAGAGACTTTGTTTACTCGCTGTTTGAGTTGAAGACATTTTTtatttgagaagctccacagctcaATAGTGGTagtgagttaagacaatcagaaatactatccaATATCCTCAAATAGGTACATTTATAAGTcaagtagcctaggcctacttctataTGCGTAATCAGGTGCAcatccttactcaacattgacaggagttcaacaaacaaaagacaatggaGAAAAAAATGTACAATTTGTAAATGTTAAGAAATAAACCAAAACtttttctcacaagtgtagcataggttgtgaGCTCTACAAACAACGTTTCCACTCCGACCATGAGAGCGCTTCGCGACTGTAATAataatattgaatgcattaacagaaattacAGTAACCAAACAAATATTGTAGATTAGAAATTATGTGAATTAAAGTAAATGTAGGTTACTACTGGtgattacagtggggcaaaaaagtatttagtcagccaccaattgtgcatgttctcccacttaaaaagatgagaggcctgtcattttcatctaTGTCATCTATCTATGATCTATTtcatctcatctttttaagtgggagaacttgcacaattggtggctgactaaatcattttttgccccactgtatatgtaatggggaattgatagacTAACAATCAAAagggcaaacaattcacacaaggAAGTTATGAAACAATAAATGTGCATGAAATGGCGGGAAAGACGTGGTTTGTGCAtcttagccacactccccttTTCCTTGGATAGTGGCATCCCCGCGGCTTCCTCAATGGATTTAGTCCAGTGAGACCGGCGAGAATCAGACATGTCAAGTGTGCCATGAAAAAATCTATATATTTGCGACTGCTCAACTAAACAATTCTGGGCTGACCAAGAGCCTATCGACCAGACAATCAACCAGTTGACAAAATGCGGTCAGCCTTAATATGAACCATATACAGTGCCCTCAAAGTATtactccttgacttattccacattttgtagtTACATTCTGAATTCAATATtgattcatatttttttttatcacccacctacacacaataccctataatgaagAGTGAAAATATGTTTAGAAACTTTTGCAaaagtattaaaaataaaatacagatcTAATTTAAGAATTCACACCCCtgaatactttgttgaagcaccttttggccgAGATTACAGCATGAATTGTCttgtacagtgtattcagacccctctactttttccatgttttgttacattttagaataaggctgtaatgtattacatttaaatgttttcctcatcaatctacacaaaataccaaaTAATGAAAAccggtttagacatttttgcaaatgtataaaaaacacattttttaacataccttatttacataaatattcagaccttttgctattagactcaattgagctcaggtgcatcctgtttccattgatcacccttgagaagtttcaacaacttgattggagtccacctgtggtaaactcaattgattggacatgatttggaaaggcacacacctgtctatataaggtcccacagttgacagtgcatttcagcaAAAACCAATCCGAGACAggatccgagacaggattgtgctgaggcacagatctggggaagggtaccaaaagaaTGGCTGCAGCTGtgaaggtcccgaagaacacatcattcttaaatagaagaattttggaaccaccaagacacttcctagaggtggccgcctggccaaactgagctattgggggagaagggcctttgtcagggaggtgaccaagaacccgatggtcactctgacagagctccagagttcctctgtggagatgggagaaccttccagaaggacaaccatctctgcagcactcaaccaatcatgcctttatgaTAAAGTGTCCAGAGAATCCACTCCttggtaaaaggcacatgacagcccacttggaatttgccaaaaggcacctaaagactctcagaccatgagaaacaagattctctgttctgatgaaaccaatattgaactctttggcctgaatgccaagtgtcatgtctgaaggaaacctggcaccatccctatggtgaagcatggtggtggctgcatcatgctgtggggatgtttttcagcggcagggactgggatactaTTCAGAATCGAGgaaaagattaacagagcaaagtacagagagatccttgatgaaaacctgcttcaagtcactcaggacctcagactgggtgaaCGTACACTTTCCAACAgtacaacaaccctaagcacacagccaaaacaacgcaggagtggcttcaggacaagtctctgaatgtccttgagtggcccagccagagcccggaattgaacctgatctctggagagacctgaaaaaagctgtgctccgacgctccccatccaacctgacaaagcttgagaggatctgcagagaagaatgggagaaattccccaaatacaggtgtgccaagcttgtagtgtcatactcaagaagactcgaggctgtaatcactgccaaaggtgcttcaacaaagtactgagtaaaaggtctgatatttccattttttatatttaaaacatttgcaaatatttctaaaaacctgtttttgcttttttattgtggggtattgtgtgtagattgaggggggaaacaatttaatacatttgagtaaggctgtaacctaacaaaatgtggaaaaagtcaaggggtctgtatactttTCCGAATGCACGGTTTActtgtatttggtattttattaggatccccattagctgttgcaaaaccAGCAGCTactcctggggtccacacaaaacatgaaacataatgacataacacagaacatcaatagacaagaacagctcaaagacagaactacatacaaaaaaatgtttatacgtagcctacatatcaatgaatacacacaaactatctaggtcaaatatcTGCATTTGAGGATTTTCTCAAGCTTTCTCACCCACCAAGTTGGGTGGGGAGTGTGGGAGAACAGCAAACTTTAAGTCTTTTCAAAGATTTTCAATTGGATTCAAGTCTGaactttggctgggccactcaagcgCTTTCACATTtctgttctgaagccattccagggttgctttggctgtatgcttggggtcattgtcctgttagactGAGGCAAAGATTTCCATTCCAAGGtcatttgcactctgaagcaggttctcgtcaaggatttgcctgtatttggctccattcattgttccctctatccttaccagtttcctagtccctgctgctgaaaagtaCCCCCatagcatgatactgccaccatgCGTCATGATTTGGATGGTGTTCAGACCGGTGAccagctgtgcctggttttctccagacatagtgctttgcattcaggccaaatggTTACATTGTCTCATCAGATCATATAATCTTTTGCCTTATGCACCGAGTCTTTTACATGCCTTTTTGCAATCTTCAGGTTGCCATGTGGCTTTTTCTCAGGAGTGACTTTATTCTGGTACACTCTTCCATAAAGTCCAGATTGGTGAAGTGTtatagagatggttgtccttctggccAGTTCTCCCATCttagccaaggaactctgtagttctgtcagagtggccattagggtcttggtcatctccctgaccaaggtctttCTTGCCTAGTTGCTCAGTTTGGTTAAatggccagctctaggcagagtagATCCACATTTGTtcaatttcccaatgatggagaccactgtgctgtTGGAATCTTTCAACACTCTATAAATAGTTTtacacccttccccagatatatgcctcCTCACCACTCTATTTCAGAGCTCTACAgccagttccttggacttcatggtatagtttctgctctgacatgcactgtcaacaatgggaccttatatagacaggtgttttcttTCTAATTTATCTCCAAACAATTCAATTGGCCACAGgtggggcggcagtgtagcctagtggttagagcgttggactagtaatcggaaggttgcaagttcaaatccccgttctgcccctgaacaggcagttaacccattgttcctaggccgtcattgaaaataagaatttgttcttaactgacttgcctagtaaaataaagataaaataaataaaaaggtggactccaatcaatttgtagcGACGTCTCAAAGATGAtaaaaggaaattggatgcacctgagctcaatctggagtaaaggggtgtgaatacttatttaaatgagaTTTCTATTTTTCATGATTGTGAGATATATTAAAAAaatcaacaaaatgtggaataagtcaaggggtatgactactttatgaaggcactgtaggcAAAAATCAAGAAAAACATATTGGCAAACGAATAGTAACTTTAATTTTGTTTTGATGACAGTGACAGAGCAGGATACGAGGAGGCTGATTAAGTTGCGTGCGGCCAATGAGGTTCTCTTCACTGGGAGGCGAAATGCTGCCAAGGCTGCATGGAAGTGAGTAGGATTTAGTATGAAAATAAATGTCAATGACGAAGCACTAAAGTCAGATATGCATAATCAACACTGATCACATTGGTTATTTTTGTGTGCAGGGCCATTTTAAAAGAGTTGGTTCTCCTGGGAAAGGTGTCAACTTACCAGGTGGCTAAGAAGTGGGACAACTTAAAAAGAAGATATAAGGTAAACTGTCAAGCGTTTCTGGCAAATTTCTGCAACATGAAATAATCAAAGTGTAAATAGATCAAAATCAGAATGTTTATATTGTCCTTAAAAATGTCCATGCATTGCTACACTTTCACCCAGCTGAAGTCTGCTCTGTTGTTTGTATTCTACACTGTGGTCACACTTGTCCCCTCTTGTTCCCTGAACAGGACCTGAAGTACCCACCTGTGGGCATGGAGAGCATAGCAGACAACGCTGCTTCCTGGCCATGGTTCTACCTCATGAATGAGGCCATGGAGGGCCGCCTCGCCGCCAGCGGACCTGTCTTGACCCCTATAACGGAGGGTGATGACCCCGAGCCTTCCCCTTCACAGTCCTCTCGAAATAGAGGATGCCCGTTGCTGGAAAAGGGTGACATCACACTGGAGTACCAACAAGAGATTTATGTGCACCCCACCATAGAGGAGTGTCACCGGGCCACAGCAGAGTGTGAGAGTgcactgagagaggagaggttgggtAGGGGGCCAGCAGGGGGCACTGCTGCTCAGAAGTCAGTGACactggagagagggtgggagatggtggagatggagagggcagcgatagagggggatagagcgGCGGTAGACAGAGAGCGGCAGTGgctggagagcgagagagccaacTTGGCAAGAGACAGGATGCTGTTGGAACAGGACATGGCGGCacttggtagagagagagaggcctttgAGAGCCAGAGGGCAGCAGTGATGATGCACAGTGCTACAGGGGTGCACACTGGACACGTCAACCACTGTGGGATGGGGATGTAGACCTATGGTATTAACTGCCTTGGAAGCCAAGGACTGTTCAAGAGCCTTCAAGTCTTTTCAGCATGTTTTCACCTTATTGGCTCGAGATGAATAAATGTTTTACACTCACAAGAGAACGCGCTGTCTTTGATTTGTGATTGATACATTCAAAACATCTAAATGTAATGGTTTATTAAACTAACCAGTGACAGAGACTTCAATCTGTAAAATGGTGGACATGTTTTAAATGTCATTTGAGAATTTCTCTTTCTTTTGACAGAACAGTCTAATGATGTCATGTAACCCTTAAAGTGTTTGTGGTGTGACTCATTATCTCAATGGCCTCATCCTGTCTTTTCAGTCTCGGTTGCAATTATATTTTGATATAAGACAAAATTAGCACTATAAGTGAGAGAACTTAATTTGTTATGGAAGTGTTAACTTTTTATGTACTGACTACTTTTCTCTCATGTGAAAGCTGATTCCATTTTCAGACAATGAATATCCTATAAATTACTGCCAAAAAAGTATGGAAGTGAAATATTGTTTGAGAAATCAAATCACAGTATGACCAAAGCTCAAGTAAGAAATGTGGTGGAATATATTTTTTGAGGAAATAGTACCCGCTCAACAATTGTGTATAGCCTACAATAAAAAGCATCATACTCTGGTCATGATTTTCTTGTTATCGTATCTGTACAAATGTAGAGGACTAGGGGCTAAAATCAATGGATGGTTAGGTTTGAACGTAACAgctattttatttgaccttgatATAACTCAACATAGTAATGCATGGAATtaaatatgtttgtgtgcatggaaTTAAATATGTTTGTGTCCAGATGCCCTTTGTAGCCAGCTGAAGAAGCTTTGCTAGGTGAATCTCCAGGTGGACTTTATAAAGTCCTTGTCTAACCCGCTCCACTGGCTGGGACAGTGTGCCAAGTGCTGGGACAAGTCCTTCTTTCTTCACGGACCTGGAGGTCATGCAGTTCCACCAACTGTCCAGCTTGAAGTGTCATCGTGGCTGCAGCCTCCAGTGCAGTGAGCAGAGTGTTTCCGGGTGGAAAGGTTCCATATTACCCAGGAGATTCATTGCCTCTTGCATAGACCTTGTTGAAACATAATGCACAATGTGTTTTTGACAGGCAATGCCTGTGCATAGTACTGCAGTTGTATATTGTTttgagaggggggtggagaaaaGGGAGGGATGATTCAGTGAAAGAATCTGGTGAAGAAAGAAACTTAGCTTTTAACTTAACTGGATCAACCTGACTAGCAACCAGCTGCATTTGCTCTTTTGTGTTTTTCATAAGGGGCTTCTCATACAGGCAACAGGAGAGAGAGTAATCAGATATCATGCTCACTGTACGCATAGGTAAGTCATATTTTCCCATAAAATGGCAATGTTTTATGTTTACTGAGAAATCTGTATGTCAACCTGTCAATACAGTATTTGCTTTAAGAACAATGACAAGGTAATCTCTTGTAGGACAAATGGTGCATAAAACACAGGGCCCCAGAAGTAAGTTGCAAAGCCAGGTTTTTTTTAAGCATGTTTTATGTATTACTGCTCAATATATGTTTGAATAGTGTCTATAGAGTACTACAGAATAACTTATTTTATGAACAGATTAATAAACAAGATTATaaacaaaatattttttcccaTAGAGGGGCGAAGACTACCAACCAACAATGTGGTTTTACTTGTAGAGCAGTCTTCTCTTTATCTCTGGCTCAGGCCAGTCCGGTGTTATTAACCCTTTCCTACTGTAGGGTGAGTGTAGAAATATactttagtgtttagtgtagggCTCAGATCCTAGCTTGTGATCCATGCGAGTACTGACTTTCTCATATTTCATGCATTTACTGTATGTCAATAGGAAATTGGATTGAACATGAGTGAAATCAGCCCTTTGGTTGTAAATGTTACAGTTGTAGTCATGCAGTCATTGACAGCTGTCTATGGTTGTCCACAATACATAAGTGACTTGATGATTATCCCATATAAGTACGATATCCCTATTATTTATCTTGCAGGCCTTCTTCCAATCATAGCAGTGCTTGGAATCATTTTCTTTGCCGTTTTCCTCATAATGCGGTCTCAAAGTAAGTCTCGATGACAACGTTTGTCACACAAGGACACATTCATTTGATAACGACTATTAATTACATGCTGTTAATAAAAACCGGCATAACATTTGAATAAAAGTTTGTCATCTAGCCTAGCTACTAATGAATTTATCAGGAAAAGTGTTAATATTTTCTTGAAGAGTAAGTACCTGCTACAATAGTTCCCATTCATAATGATACACGCTGCTCCTTCCCCCTATTACTCTAGGCCACACCCTCTCCTGGTATCCTGAGTTTCCTGGTCCAGAGTGGCTACAGGTGCCTAATGTACCCAAAGTGACCagtgagtacatttacatttaagtcatttagcagacgctcttatccagagcgacttacaaattggtgcattcaccttatgacatccagtggaacagtcactttacaatagtgcatctaaaacttaagggggggtgagagggattacttatcctatcctaggtattccttaaagaggtggggtttcaggtgtctccggaaggtggtgattgactccgctgtcctggcgtcgagagggagtttgttccaccattggggggccagggcagcgaacagttttgactgggctgagcgggagctgtacttcctcagtggtagggaggcgagcaggccagaggtggatgaacgcagtgcccttgtttgggtgtagggcctgatcagtcTCTTTTTCACATAGGGAAGACGGGGGAGGGTATCAGAAGGATGTGTATTTCCACCTGTGCAACATGTTTGGGCTACTAGCATCCACATATTCAACATTCAAACAAAACAAAGTTATAGCTGGCAAGGCCAAATATTTAGTCTATCCCATCAAATGAATTGTATGGGGACCATTaatatgtgtgattgtgtgtgtttctcctcctGAATACTTGCGCAGCCTCCAGACAAAGACCGTGTGGCATCCCAAAGCCCTGTCCAGAGGGGGACTTCAGCTTTTTAATCGCAAGTGGAGCTGCTAATGTGGTTGGACCCAAAATCTGCATGGAGGACAAAATGTAAGGAACatatccttgtgtgtgtgttgttacaggttttttccatttatgttttggGGTTGGACTTTTAGCACGTAGGGCTCACTGTGACcttgttagtcagtatgtgttacacctgtgctggttgcaatgtcgttagtgggaaggtgtttcacctgagctTGCCCAgatgctatttaagagtggctggcccactgttccagttgtcttgatagatccGAAGGGTTAACACCTTTTAGTTGGTGCGCCCTATTTTTATTTGTAGACCAACAAGCCTTCATCTGGTTTTGCGTCACACTTTTGTTTTGCTTCCTGTCTTTACATTTGGTGTGTGTTTTACTTTCGTTTGCTTTTTCTTGGGCAAATTCAGTCAgcgctcatggtgggtgtcttagGTTCCTGTTGTTGCTAGTCAACCTTTAATGGACACCACCATgagtctttcagaacccctcctaaaaccccacctgTTTTGGTTGTTGGTCAGTAAATCTTTGTTAGTGCCCTATTCTGTTTGAgcaattttttgtttttttgctggggaacgtgtgtgtgtgtgtgtgtgtgtgtgtgtgtgtgtgtgtgtgtgtgtgtgtgtgtgtgtgtgtgtgtgtgtgtgtgagagcgataTCTTGATGTAGAGTGCCCTATTATTGTTcactgttgggggggggggggggggttgtcaggTTGTGAGACTCTGTTCTATGTTCTCTTCAGGGTTATGGGTTATGTGGAAGAAAATGTTGGGTATGGAATTAACATTGCTGTTGTGAACGGTAAGTCAAAAGGTTATATACACATAGTATTAACAGTTTTATAATTTTACATCTTGTATTCAGTGTTAATCTGATTTTAAATACCTAATTAGTCTCTTTTTCACATAGGGAAGACGGGGGAGGGTATGAAGACCGCATTTTTTAACATGTATGATGGTGGTAAGATGGTTTACAGCCCCTATAAAAAAAATTGTCCAGAGGAGCATGTACATTGCCTAGTGACCATCTACACACCACATTGCAGTTTTCACATTTTGCAAATCAAAATGTTTTAAATTGAGGACTTTTATTACCAATCTACACAACATACTCCACATTTCAAAGTGAAATAAATTATATATAAAAGTACAATTATATCCCAGTGTTATGCCCATAACATGCCACCACAATACTTGAACGTACAGAGTATCAACATTGCATTCACTACACATTACTGACCTGTATGGGGGGAAAAGGAAGCCCGTGTTAAACTCCACTCTAAATCATTGATTCTGTTCGCAAAAAGGCAGTTAAGTAATATTCAAGACAATACAGCAAAGAAATATACTTTTTGGAATAAACTGAAGGTTTGGGTCAAATCCAGTACAACACACAGTGAATCACTATTTATTTtcaagtattgtggtggcagcattatgttatgggtattctTGTCACCGGCAGGGACTGAGGAGTTGGTTAggattaaatacatttgaaaGGAGCAAAGCTCAAGAATTGAGCACATTTTATTGCCGAAGACATaccagaatggctttccaagAGGTGTTGAGTGGTCCAGTCTATCCTGAATTAAATTTGCGTGAAAATCAGAGACATACAGAGTATatcaaacaccttcctaatattgagctgcaccccccaccaccacataaCAGCCTAATGTCATCGGTgcctggactctacaaggtgtcaaatcaaatgtcaCAGGCTCCGAATGCaacgggtgtagaccttaccgtgaaatgcttacttacaagcccttaacaaacaatgcagaatatttgctaaataaactaaagtaaaaaaatgtacACAAAATAACTaacgaggctatttacagggtataatctgtctcctcaccacgcgctctcaccactggtgtcccccagggctctgttcttggccctctcctattctcgctatacaccaagtcacttggctctgtcataacctcacatggtctctcctatcattgctatgcagacgacacacaattaatcttctcctttcccccttctgatgaccaggtggcgaatcgcatctctgcatgtctggcagacatatcagtgtggatgacggatcaccacctcaagctgaacttcggcaagacggagctgctcttcctcccggggaaggactgcccgttccatgatctcgccatcacggttgacaactccattgtgtcctcctcccagagcgccaagaaccttggcgtgatcctggacaacaccctgtcgttctcaaccaacatcaaggcggtggcccgttcctgtaggttcatgctctacaacatccgcagaatacgaccctgcctcacgcaggaagcggcgcaggtcctaatccaggcacttgtcatctcccgtctggatcactgcaactcgctgttggctgggctccctgcctgtgccattaaaccccttcaactcatccagaacgccgcagcccgtctggtgttcaaccttcccaagttctctcacgtcaccccgctcctccgttctctccactggcttccagttgaagctcgcatccgctacaagaccatggtgcttgcctacggagctgtgaggggaacggcacctcagtacctccaggctctgatcaggccctacacccaaacaagggcactgcgttcatccacctctggcctgctcgcctccctaccactgaggaagtacagctcccgctcagcccagtcaaaactgttcgctgctctgtcccccccaatggtggaacaaactccctcacgacgccaggacagcggagtcaatcaccaccttccggagacacctgaaaccccacctctttaaggaatacctaggataggataagtaatccctctcacccccccccctttaagatttagatgcactattgtaaagtgactgttccactggatgtcataaggtgaatgcaccaatttgtaagtcgctctggataagagcgtctgctaaatgacttaaatgtaaatgtaatgtataccGTTACAGAGTTAATGTGTGGTGGTACAGGTCAGTTGGGGTAATATGTACAGTGGCAAGACAAAGTATGTTAACCCTT
This sequence is a window from Oncorhynchus gorbuscha isolate QuinsamMale2020 ecotype Even-year linkage group LG01, OgorEven_v1.0, whole genome shotgun sequence. Protein-coding genes within it:
- the LOC124035337 gene encoding protein FAM3C-like isoform X2, encoding MLTVRIGLLPIIAVLGIIFFAVFLIMRSQSHTLSWYPEFPGPEWLQVPNVPKVTTSRQRPCGIPKPCPEGDFSFLIASGAANVVGPKICMEDKMVMGYVEENVGYGINIAVVNGKTGEGMKTAFFNMYDGDIEPLVEFLESIENGSIVLIATYDDPATKLNEEARKLIRELGSSAIQSLGFRDNWVFVGGKGADVESTLEKHIKNNRDKNKYDSWPEMIELQGCLPRYLE
- the LOC124035337 gene encoding protein FAM3C-like isoform X1, with amino-acid sequence MLTVRIGQMVHKTQGPRSLLPIIAVLGIIFFAVFLIMRSQSHTLSWYPEFPGPEWLQVPNVPKVTTSRQRPCGIPKPCPEGDFSFLIASGAANVVGPKICMEDKMVMGYVEENVGYGINIAVVNGKTGEGMKTAFFNMYDGDIEPLVEFLESIENGSIVLIATYDDPATKLNEEARKLIRELGSSAIQSLGFRDNWVFVGGKGADVESTLEKHIKNNRDKNKYDSWPEMIELQGCLPRYLE